A portion of the Malania oleifera isolate guangnan ecotype guangnan chromosome 3, ASM2987363v1, whole genome shotgun sequence genome contains these proteins:
- the LOC131150638 gene encoding pectinesterase inhibitor 10, translating to MAFFWFLLAFIMALAAPLPSLSSSHVKSPASAPASPPNPILLPSSPQPASPDISPLLPSPGGAGSSASPVEYPFVPTIPASASPPNPDQEGAPDSASALLPSGSSLPLSSEACFRNLLAAGSLSLSGLVAFWSVQVFAM from the coding sequence ATGGCTTTCTTTTGGTTTCTGCTGGCCTTCATCATGGCCTTGGCTGCACCTTTACCATCTTTATCCTCTTCTCATGTGAAATCCCCTGCCTCTGCACCAGCATCTCCTCCCAATCCAATATTGCTGCCAAGCTCTCCACAGCCAGCGTCCCCAGACATTTCTCCTCTTCTGCCTTCTCCAGGTGGTGCAGGGTCCTCTGCTTCTCCGGTGGAGTACCCTTTCGTGCCGACCATTCCGGCGAGCGCAAGCCCGCCGAACCCGGATCAGGAGGGTGCACCTGACTCTGCTTCTGCACTTTTGCCATCTGGGTCTTCTTTGCCTCTTTCATCAGAGGCATGTTTTCGCAATTTATTAGCAGCTGGTTCTCTCAGTTTATCTGGGCTTGTGGCATTCTGGTCAGTGCAGGTTTTTGCAATGTGA